From one Luteolibacter sp. SL250 genomic stretch:
- a CDS encoding exopolysaccharide biosynthesis polyprenyl glycosylphosphotransferase: MRLSTHQNHDRLSAVRRLAGDMVIWIVAFFVGAAIRFVGNPDRLHEALLKYAPGLILSSLGLVAVAYICGLYSNYGTKMQLSRRLILITSSLFAASLVLLVLGSINLSWQVGRGVLLLSVVPAIVLIWIHHVIIHKVINGFKERAAVVISSEDDEIEAQLLEAMDLRNCTLIGCYARKGYVPKLNMKCLGSPEDAWKQAGTAPIDRIFCTTNSLKEPDIALLLRKLRYSGTAISSIALVCEENYQAIPLDIIDDEWLLHACAQPDHMYIAKIKRLADILVSISLGIILLPLLLVGALLVKLSGGSGGILYRQERLGRFGRPFEVIKLRTMVADAEAAGARWSTKNDPRVTPIGRFLRKFRIDEIPQLWNILRGDMSFVGPRPERKEFADKLSEEIPYFSERLLILPGLTGWAQVCYPYGSTVEDARRKLEFDLYYLKNMGLVMDLFVLLDTIKIVIMGGASRRRGDRLAEFEDKLKDAREKVRTMRRPTFLDAG, encoded by the coding sequence ATGCGTCTCTCGACCCATCAGAATCATGACCGGCTGTCGGCCGTGCGACGGCTCGCCGGGGACATGGTGATCTGGATTGTGGCCTTCTTCGTCGGAGCCGCGATACGGTTCGTGGGGAATCCCGACCGGCTCCACGAGGCACTGCTGAAGTATGCCCCCGGATTGATTCTCAGTTCGCTCGGCCTCGTGGCCGTAGCCTATATCTGCGGCCTGTATTCCAATTACGGCACCAAGATGCAGTTGAGCCGCAGGCTCATCCTGATCACCAGCAGTCTTTTCGCAGCGTCCCTTGTGTTGCTGGTGCTCGGCTCCATCAATCTGAGTTGGCAGGTTGGCCGCGGCGTGTTGTTGCTCAGTGTGGTTCCCGCCATCGTCCTGATCTGGATCCACCATGTGATCATCCACAAGGTGATCAATGGCTTCAAAGAGCGAGCGGCGGTCGTAATCTCCAGTGAAGACGATGAGATCGAGGCCCAATTGCTCGAAGCGATGGACCTGAGGAACTGCACCTTGATTGGTTGTTACGCCAGGAAGGGATACGTTCCCAAGCTGAACATGAAATGCCTCGGCAGCCCCGAGGATGCTTGGAAACAGGCTGGGACCGCCCCCATTGACCGGATTTTCTGCACCACGAACAGCCTCAAGGAACCTGACATCGCCCTGCTGCTGAGAAAACTCCGGTATTCCGGAACCGCCATCTCTTCGATCGCCCTGGTGTGCGAAGAGAACTATCAGGCCATCCCGCTGGATATCATTGATGACGAGTGGCTCCTTCACGCGTGTGCCCAGCCGGATCACATGTATATCGCCAAAATCAAGCGATTGGCGGATATCTTGGTCTCGATCTCGCTCGGCATCATCCTGCTTCCACTGCTGCTGGTGGGCGCGCTGCTGGTGAAGCTCTCCGGAGGCTCCGGGGGAATCCTATACCGCCAGGAGCGCCTCGGCCGGTTCGGACGTCCTTTCGAGGTCATCAAGCTGAGGACCATGGTTGCAGACGCGGAGGCCGCAGGCGCCAGATGGTCGACCAAGAATGATCCACGCGTGACTCCGATCGGGCGGTTTCTGCGGAAGTTCCGGATCGATGAAATCCCCCAGCTCTGGAATATCCTCAGAGGGGACATGTCCTTTGTCGGGCCTCGACCCGAGCGCAAGGAGTTCGCCGACAAACTCTCCGAAGAAATCCCCTACTTCTCGGAGCGGCTGCTGATCCTCCCGGGACTCACCGGTTGGGCGCAGGTTTGCTATCCCTACGGTTCCACGGTTGAGGACGCCAGGCGCAAGCTGGAGTTCGACCTCTACTACCTGAAGAACATGGGATTGGTGATGGATCTCTTCGTCCTGCTGGATACCATCAAGATCGTCATCATGGGAGGAGCGTCCCGCCGGCGGGGCGACCGGTTGGCCGAGTTCGAGGACAAGCTGAAGGACGCCCGTGAGAAGGTCCGCACGATGCGCCGGCCCACTTTCCTGGATGCGGGCTGA
- a CDS encoding glycosyltransferase, whose protein sequence is MPTEPMNILWVKSGPLFPLDSGGKKRTHATLEEISRRHHVTYLALLAEGQVLHEDETSAPYAAEKVWLPWRETAKGTWRFYRDLLRNFVLSSYPYALEKYCSQGMMDWLKAEISKERFDLIICDFLTPAPNFIHLESKAPMILFQHNMEAVIWKRLAESSPRLIGRFYLRDQFRRFSKWEEKLSRLFDGVITVSEDDSVYARKNYHLDNVRGHVATGVDVDHFAPRKEIGSASDVIGFLGSMDWMANIQAVEFFVAEAYPVIKRAIPGVRFMVIGRNPPESIRKLALNDESIMVTGSVDDVRPYLKMCDLMVVPLLAGGGTRIKILEAMAMGVPVVSTTIGAEGLDLESGVHLEIADGAGPLAACTAELLLDDRRRQALADAAHARVVRENGWKSVVDEFLRLCGGE, encoded by the coding sequence ATGCCGACAGAACCAATGAACATCCTCTGGGTCAAATCCGGCCCCTTGTTTCCGCTCGACAGCGGCGGGAAGAAGCGCACCCACGCCACTCTTGAGGAGATCAGCAGGCGTCACCATGTCACCTATCTGGCTCTGCTGGCAGAGGGGCAGGTGCTGCATGAGGACGAAACCTCCGCTCCGTATGCGGCGGAAAAGGTGTGGCTGCCATGGCGGGAAACGGCGAAGGGGACGTGGCGGTTCTACCGGGATCTGTTGAGGAACTTCGTACTTTCGTCCTATCCCTACGCGTTGGAGAAATACTGCTCGCAGGGCATGATGGACTGGCTGAAGGCGGAAATTTCCAAGGAGCGTTTCGACCTGATCATTTGTGACTTCCTGACTCCGGCTCCGAATTTCATCCATCTGGAAAGCAAGGCTCCGATGATCCTCTTCCAGCACAACATGGAGGCGGTGATCTGGAAGCGGCTGGCGGAGAGTTCCCCTAGGCTGATAGGACGCTTCTATCTCCGGGACCAGTTCAGGCGGTTTTCAAAGTGGGAGGAGAAGCTGTCGCGGCTGTTTGACGGGGTGATCACGGTTTCGGAGGATGATTCCGTCTATGCCCGCAAGAACTACCATCTGGATAATGTCCGGGGGCACGTTGCGACAGGGGTGGACGTCGATCATTTCGCTCCCCGGAAGGAGATCGGCAGTGCCTCGGACGTCATCGGATTTCTCGGCTCGATGGACTGGATGGCCAATATCCAGGCGGTTGAATTTTTCGTGGCGGAAGCCTATCCGGTGATCAAGCGTGCCATCCCGGGCGTCCGTTTCATGGTGATCGGGCGCAATCCTCCCGAATCCATCCGGAAGCTGGCGCTGAACGATGAATCCATCATGGTCACAGGTTCGGTGGATGATGTCCGGCCCTATCTGAAGATGTGTGATCTGATGGTCGTGCCACTGCTGGCGGGAGGAGGCACGCGGATCAAGATCCTGGAAGCGATGGCGATGGGCGTTCCGGTCGTTTCAACGACGATCGGTGCGGAGGGCCTGGATCTTGAAAGCGGAGTCCATCTGGAGATTGCAGATGGTGCCGGCCCGCTTGCTGCCTGCACGGCGGAGCTGCTGCTGGATGATCGAAGGAGGCAGGCCCTTGCGGATGCCGCTCATGCACGGGTGGTGCGGGAAAATGGCTGGAAGAGCGTGGTCGATGAGTTCCTGCGTCTTTGCGGCGGGGAATGA
- a CDS encoding glycosyltransferase family 39 protein — MRFAEDYYARFPKVAIGHYPPGYYLIEGLWLIPSRTKAAVLLLPAFLTAFAAWIIFMAGRRLMRFAPALSAAVLFTSLHLVRSYTAIVMSDMLLVVLCLLAVLAFARFLSTGRAIWSLAFGVLAAAAILTKGSGLLLALVPPAAILLTGRWRAVLSPKLWLAPLPVVLLAVPWLVATSHITAEGMSAAPPSEYAFQAIPYYALKSLLVLGPVLLLLACVAAVLALRTLKRERKLSPLEAALWGSVGAVFAFYCVIPSGLDERYLLPAIPAVLIVGFAALDRAALALGGKCPPFLSWALVVVVALAATWKAARPVAKIFNGVTPALEEMLRSSGDPLNLVVCSDSKGEGALVAAAALMAPERVVVQRGTKLLSTSDWLGRGYEMSFSTDEELFELLENAGITHVIVDDGTPEAQVWQHQKAVSAAMRGHPERFTQVRKAPVERRDQLSHLTIANFLH, encoded by the coding sequence ATGCGGTTTGCCGAGGACTACTACGCACGCTTTCCAAAGGTAGCGATCGGGCACTACCCCCCCGGATACTATCTGATCGAGGGACTATGGCTGATCCCTTCCCGGACGAAGGCCGCGGTGCTGCTGTTGCCGGCGTTCCTGACAGCGTTCGCGGCGTGGATCATCTTCATGGCGGGCCGGCGGTTGATGCGCTTTGCGCCGGCCCTGTCGGCGGCGGTTCTCTTCACGTCCCTGCATCTGGTGAGAAGCTACACCGCGATCGTCATGTCGGACATGTTGCTGGTGGTCCTCTGTCTGTTGGCGGTCCTTGCGTTCGCGCGGTTCCTTTCGACGGGCAGGGCGATATGGTCGCTCGCTTTCGGGGTGCTGGCCGCAGCGGCGATTCTGACAAAGGGGTCGGGTCTGCTCCTGGCCCTGGTACCTCCCGCCGCCATACTGCTGACGGGACGGTGGAGAGCCGTGCTGTCGCCGAAATTGTGGCTGGCACCGCTTCCGGTTGTGCTGCTGGCCGTTCCGTGGTTGGTGGCGACTTCCCATATCACGGCGGAGGGTATGTCGGCCGCTCCGCCCAGTGAGTATGCCTTTCAGGCGATCCCCTACTACGCGCTGAAGAGTCTTTTGGTTCTGGGGCCGGTATTGTTGCTGCTTGCTTGTGTCGCGGCGGTTCTGGCGCTGCGGACGTTGAAGCGGGAGCGGAAGCTTTCGCCGCTGGAGGCAGCGTTGTGGGGATCTGTTGGCGCGGTGTTCGCGTTCTATTGTGTCATACCATCAGGACTGGATGAGCGCTACCTGCTGCCTGCCATCCCGGCGGTTTTGATCGTGGGGTTTGCGGCGCTTGACCGGGCTGCGCTTGCACTGGGTGGGAAATGCCCCCCATTTCTTTCATGGGCCCTGGTCGTGGTGGTTGCCCTGGCAGCCACATGGAAGGCGGCCCGGCCGGTGGCCAAGATATTCAACGGAGTGACACCCGCGTTGGAGGAAATGCTGCGGAGTTCCGGGGACCCGCTGAACCTGGTTGTCTGCTCGGACTCAAAGGGTGAAGGTGCACTGGTGGCGGCGGCGGCGTTGATGGCGCCGGAGCGGGTGGTGGTCCAGCGGGGCACCAAACTGCTTTCCACCAGCGATTGGCTGGGGCGGGGGTACGAGATGAGCTTCTCGACGGATGAGGAGCTTTTCGAACTTCTCGAAAACGCCGGGATCACCCATGTGATTGTGGATGATGGCACGCCGGAAGCTCAGGTCTGGCAGCACCAGAAGGCCGTGAGCGCGGCGATGCGAGGCCATCCCGAACGGTTCACCCAGGTGCGGAAGGCACCGGTGGAACGCCGGGACCAGCTCAGCCATCTCACCATCGCGAATTTCCTCCATTGA
- a CDS encoding class I SAM-dependent methyltransferase → MSAATYDEQLQRGLSISGENKEFFASQRMEWLRQRLDGLTFQARNCLDFGCGTGTSTPYFFDLLNATSVIGADPSEASLEIARADWGSLAATYVQPEAVPEGGIDLAFCNGVFHHIDPENRAGAAALVYRSLRPGGLFAFWENNPWNPLTRLSMRRVPFDADAIMLWPGETRRLLKGCGFEVLFTDYKFFFPRPLAALRFLEPSLRWCVMGAQYLVLCRKPG, encoded by the coding sequence ATGAGTGCCGCCACTTATGACGAACAGCTCCAGCGCGGGCTTTCCATCAGTGGAGAGAACAAGGAGTTCTTCGCCTCCCAGCGCATGGAGTGGCTCCGCCAACGGCTGGACGGCCTGACCTTCCAGGCCCGGAACTGCCTTGATTTCGGATGCGGCACCGGCACTTCGACACCGTATTTTTTCGATCTCCTGAACGCAACCTCCGTGATCGGGGCGGATCCTTCGGAAGCTTCGCTTGAAATCGCGCGCGCTGACTGGGGTTCGCTCGCCGCCACGTATGTCCAGCCGGAAGCGGTCCCTGAGGGCGGCATCGACCTCGCCTTCTGCAATGGCGTTTTCCACCACATCGACCCGGAGAATCGTGCCGGGGCGGCCGCGCTGGTGTATCGCAGCCTGCGCCCGGGCGGCCTTTTCGCCTTCTGGGAAAACAACCCCTGGAATCCGCTCACCCGGTTGTCCATGCGGCGGGTGCCCTTTGATGCGGATGCGATCATGCTCTGGCCGGGGGAAACACGCCGCCTCCTGAAGGGTTGTGGATTCGAGGTGCTGTTCACGGATTATAAATTCTTCTTCCCCCGTCCCCTGGCAGCGCTGCGGTTCCTGGAACCGAGCCTCCGCTGGTGTGTGATGGGCGCACAGTATCTCGTCCTGTGCCGCAAGCCGGGCTAG
- a CDS encoding glycosyltransferase family 2 protein has product MDLTFLFPCLNEAETLAYCINEVRKSLEVDESISFEILVADNGSTDESREIARANGARVVEVGEKGYGAALRGGFEAAEGRYVMFADADATYMLEHSLELYRAAIREGADMAIASRLKGTVQPGAMPPIHHYLGTPVLTTLINLFFKGRLSDCNSGFRCVRKEAYKTWRIRSSGMEFASELLIKALKAKAKMVEIPSGLRPHRAGRVAHLKTWRDGMRHLLFILSERPQFFESVGLLLLIASTLLQVAALILGPVQIGIFNVFDVHSQALLLLGGLTGAQLYVFSCVLFLVGKERSTALTRKLLGLEEDSLFFLLLGLLLLETLCVGGIVVRWGMVHFGGLDLAGVLLPIIHFLSVPALWAIGLLAIHVFKKGEKAH; this is encoded by the coding sequence ATGGATCTGACGTTCTTATTCCCCTGCCTGAATGAGGCGGAAACCCTCGCTTATTGCATCAACGAAGTCAGGAAATCCCTGGAGGTGGATGAGTCCATCAGCTTTGAGATTCTGGTGGCGGATAACGGCAGCACGGACGAATCCCGTGAGATTGCCCGGGCCAATGGCGCCAGGGTGGTGGAGGTGGGTGAAAAGGGTTATGGGGCGGCACTGCGGGGTGGATTCGAGGCGGCGGAAGGCCGTTATGTGATGTTCGCGGATGCGGACGCGACCTACATGCTGGAGCACAGTCTGGAGCTATACAGAGCTGCCATCCGGGAAGGCGCTGACATGGCCATTGCCTCCAGATTGAAGGGAACCGTGCAGCCCGGGGCCATGCCGCCCATACACCATTACCTGGGCACTCCGGTTCTCACCACGTTGATCAACCTGTTTTTCAAAGGGAGACTGAGTGACTGCAACTCCGGCTTCCGCTGCGTGCGGAAGGAAGCTTACAAGACCTGGCGCATCCGCTCGTCAGGGATGGAGTTCGCCTCGGAACTCCTGATCAAGGCGCTGAAGGCAAAGGCGAAGATGGTGGAGATCCCTTCCGGACTCCGTCCCCACCGCGCCGGGCGGGTCGCCCACCTCAAGACGTGGCGGGACGGGATGCGGCATCTGCTGTTCATCCTTTCGGAACGGCCGCAGTTTTTCGAGTCGGTGGGGTTGCTGCTCCTCATTGCCAGCACGTTGCTCCAGGTGGCCGCGCTCATCCTTGGCCCGGTCCAGATCGGGATTTTCAACGTGTTCGACGTACACTCCCAGGCGTTGCTTCTGCTCGGGGGGCTGACCGGGGCGCAGTTGTATGTGTTCAGTTGTGTGCTGTTCCTTGTCGGAAAGGAGCGTTCCACCGCTCTCACTCGGAAGCTTCTCGGCCTGGAGGAGGACAGCCTGTTCTTCCTTCTGCTGGGGCTTCTGCTGCTTGAGACGCTCTGCGTAGGCGGGATCGTCGTCCGGTGGGGGATGGTCCACTTCGGCGGGCTGGATCTTGCGGGAGTGCTGCTCCCGATCATCCACTTCCTCAGTGTCCCGGCCTTGTGGGCGATCGGCCTGCTGGCCATCCACGTCTTCAAGAAAGGGGAGAAGGCGCACTAG
- a CDS encoding glycosyltransferase family 2 protein, translating into MLEVLFWFSLLLVAYANVGYPVLLWIACRLRAPKVPAEAYDQEWPVVSVVMIAHNEGKRITGKLENLLQCDYPGELEVVVVCDGCDDATAELSRSSAGDRGRTIESVRCGKAEGLNQGVAAARGTILVFADVRQEFDPSAILRLVMPFSDAAIVGVSGSLEIKATAEGPGKGIDLYWKLEKFIRLAESEIDSCIGCTGAIYALRADCYRVLPADTLLDDVVVPMLALQGGGRVLFEPEARAYDPQELTTGNERRRKTRTLAGNFQMLFRYPGWLVPFRSRLWLQLLSHKYLRLAVPFLLMACFATNALLVPSGGIYPVLFALQLAAYAFAIMGMAPALRKLRIFSIPGGFLYLQYLCILGLLRYIRMRTVRKPTGW; encoded by the coding sequence ATGTTAGAGGTCCTTTTTTGGTTCAGCCTTCTGTTGGTCGCATACGCCAATGTCGGCTACCCGGTGTTGCTCTGGATCGCCTGCCGGCTGCGGGCACCCAAAGTGCCCGCAGAGGCGTATGATCAGGAATGGCCGGTCGTGTCGGTGGTCATGATCGCCCACAACGAGGGAAAGCGGATCACCGGAAAGCTCGAAAACCTCCTGCAGTGCGACTATCCCGGAGAACTCGAGGTGGTCGTTGTATGCGATGGCTGTGATGATGCCACTGCGGAGCTGAGCAGAAGCTCCGCCGGGGATAGGGGCAGGACGATCGAATCGGTGCGATGCGGCAAGGCGGAAGGGCTCAACCAAGGGGTGGCTGCCGCGAGAGGAACCATCCTGGTCTTTGCGGACGTGAGGCAGGAGTTCGATCCTTCAGCCATCCTGCGGCTTGTGATGCCATTTTCGGATGCTGCCATTGTGGGGGTGAGCGGAAGCCTGGAAATCAAGGCGACTGCGGAGGGACCCGGAAAGGGGATCGATCTGTACTGGAAGCTCGAAAAGTTCATCAGGTTGGCGGAATCGGAGATCGACTCCTGCATTGGATGCACCGGGGCGATTTATGCCCTGCGGGCGGATTGCTACCGGGTGCTGCCGGCGGATACCCTGCTGGACGATGTGGTGGTGCCAATGTTGGCCCTGCAGGGCGGAGGACGCGTTCTGTTCGAGCCTGAAGCCCGGGCCTATGACCCCCAGGAACTGACCACGGGCAATGAGCGGAGGCGCAAGACCCGGACGCTGGCGGGGAACTTCCAGATGCTGTTCCGTTATCCGGGGTGGTTGGTTCCATTCCGCAGTCGGCTGTGGCTCCAACTGTTGTCACACAAATACCTGCGGCTTGCCGTGCCATTCCTGCTGATGGCTTGTTTCGCCACCAACGCTCTGCTCGTGCCCTCCGGCGGGATCTATCCCGTTCTCTTCGCGTTGCAGCTCGCTGCCTACGCGTTTGCCATCATGGGCATGGCTCCGGCACTCCGCAAGTTGAGGATTTTCAGTATTCCCGGAGGATTTCTTTATCTGCAGTACCTGTGCATCCTGGGCCTGCTGCGCTACATCAGGATGCGAACTGTTAGAAAACCAACAGGTTGGTGA
- a CDS encoding nucleotide sugar dehydrogenase → MQSDASPKEQFSISVFGLGYVGSVVAALLASRGHKVIGVDVIQSKVDAMNAGEATFHEPGLAELTSGAHRAKLLRATTDTAEAIAGTDISLVCVGTPSTAAGSLDLAFVEEVTGNIGAALRAKSTRHHLIYRSTMLPGSTRGLVDTHLKDLVDDLKLQVFFYPEFLRQGTAVKDMIEPSLSVVGSYDPEVDISAIRKIFDASTEQTDLESAELIKYACNAFHAAKVSFANEIGRISKGIGVDAVNVMRVICQDTRLNISPYYLRPGTPFGGSCLPKDVSALNHLSRSRALSTPMLDSLLASNEDHMDHLTEMVETAASPRVLLLGLSFKEQTDDLRGSAAFELATRLLLKNYDVGIYDPLIVPANFTGAVGRIASLRLPNLTSLLKSDLAAALREKDTIVVFNRCADVSHLAEHLAPRHKIIDVASWPELASLSASYTGICW, encoded by the coding sequence ATGCAATCTGACGCCTCACCCAAAGAGCAGTTTTCCATCAGCGTCTTCGGACTTGGATATGTCGGCAGCGTCGTTGCGGCGCTTCTTGCCAGCCGCGGACACAAGGTCATCGGAGTGGATGTCATCCAGTCGAAGGTCGATGCGATGAATGCGGGCGAGGCGACCTTCCATGAGCCGGGGCTGGCTGAACTCACCTCCGGAGCCCACCGCGCCAAGCTCCTGCGCGCCACCACTGACACCGCCGAGGCGATCGCCGGAACGGACATCTCCCTCGTCTGCGTGGGCACGCCGTCCACCGCCGCCGGCTCACTCGACCTTGCGTTCGTCGAAGAGGTGACCGGCAATATCGGGGCCGCTCTCCGCGCCAAGTCCACCCGCCACCATCTCATCTACCGCAGCACGATGCTGCCGGGATCCACACGCGGACTGGTGGACACCCACCTGAAGGATCTGGTGGATGACCTGAAGCTTCAGGTTTTCTTCTATCCGGAGTTCCTGCGTCAGGGCACCGCCGTGAAGGACATGATCGAGCCGAGCCTTTCCGTCGTTGGCTCGTATGACCCGGAAGTCGACATCTCCGCGATCCGGAAGATCTTCGATGCTTCGACGGAACAGACTGACCTGGAATCCGCGGAACTGATCAAGTATGCCTGCAACGCTTTCCACGCCGCCAAGGTCTCCTTCGCGAATGAGATCGGCCGGATCAGCAAGGGCATCGGAGTGGATGCGGTGAACGTCATGCGGGTGATCTGCCAAGACACCCGGCTGAACATCTCCCCTTATTATCTCCGGCCTGGCACGCCATTCGGCGGTTCCTGCCTGCCAAAGGATGTCAGCGCCCTCAACCACCTTTCCCGTTCCCGGGCGCTTTCCACCCCCATGCTCGACAGCCTGCTGGCCAGCAACGAGGACCACATGGACCACCTCACGGAGATGGTGGAAACGGCCGCCAGCCCCCGGGTGCTGCTGCTGGGACTCTCATTCAAGGAGCAGACCGACGACCTGCGGGGCAGTGCGGCGTTTGAACTCGCAACCCGCCTGCTGCTCAAGAACTACGACGTCGGAATCTATGATCCACTGATCGTCCCCGCCAACTTCACAGGCGCGGTCGGTCGCATCGCCAGCCTCCGGCTGCCGAACCTCACCTCACTGCTGAAAAGCGACCTGGCGGCCGCCCTCCGGGAAAAGGATACCATCGTCGTGTTCAACCGCTGCGCCGACGTGAGTCATCTGGCGGAACATCTGGCCCCGCGGCACAAGATCATCGACGTAGCGTCCTGGCCGGAGCTCGCCAGCCTCTCGGCCTCCTACACCGGCATCTGCTGGTGA
- a CDS encoding endonuclease/exonuclease/phosphatase family protein, whose protein sequence is MTTLDSFLEKAGAALQSAESRKRLSHRIGRYIRNFLRILTVLYAGSLILLPVLATWIGERNITLAFLLYLPRAIILVPLPFLFIGTLPFSWRLALVQLAAGGFFFTYGMGYEWRRSTHQHFDGTHGPPQLTVLTCNYGQNANQSLQPFKNRIKPDILALQETAGRAKRYLADPNYSEFKDGRSIGEHTFLSRYPIISGELVDLGGDIHDHTPAARFVIDFEGREVVVYSVHFLTVRDALTHYRKGSFLYGILGIVPGTSFHRKKASYESMWQDRIRTAEAFKEIIDRETLPTIVLGDFNAPAGGYIQRILSEGLQDTHQSAGSGSGYTFPGTTRNPLSAGGPWMRIDYILANRHWDVTASVTEEKRPGQHRAVAAKVSLAHTPGP, encoded by the coding sequence ATGACGACGCTTGATTCATTTCTGGAGAAAGCCGGAGCGGCGCTCCAGAGCGCCGAATCCCGGAAGCGCCTGTCACACCGCATCGGGAGATATATCCGCAACTTCCTCCGCATACTGACCGTCCTCTATGCGGGCAGCCTGATCCTCCTGCCGGTGCTCGCGACATGGATCGGGGAGCGGAACATCACGCTCGCGTTCCTGCTCTACCTGCCCCGGGCGATCATCCTGGTCCCCCTGCCGTTCCTCTTCATCGGAACCCTGCCCTTCAGTTGGAGGCTGGCGTTGGTCCAGCTCGCAGCCGGTGGCTTCTTCTTCACCTACGGCATGGGCTATGAATGGCGGAGAAGCACCCACCAGCACTTCGACGGAACGCATGGACCACCCCAACTGACGGTGTTGACCTGCAACTACGGACAGAATGCGAACCAAAGCCTGCAGCCGTTCAAGAACCGCATCAAACCGGACATCCTGGCACTTCAGGAAACCGCCGGCCGGGCGAAACGCTATCTGGCGGACCCGAACTATTCCGAGTTCAAGGACGGGAGGAGCATCGGTGAACATACGTTTCTCAGCCGCTACCCCATCATTTCCGGAGAGCTCGTGGATTTGGGCGGGGACATCCACGACCACACGCCAGCCGCACGGTTCGTGATCGACTTCGAGGGCCGGGAAGTCGTGGTCTACAGCGTCCATTTCCTCACCGTCCGGGACGCGCTCACCCACTACCGCAAAGGATCGTTCCTCTATGGAATCCTGGGGATCGTCCCCGGCACGTCATTCCATCGGAAAAAGGCATCCTACGAAAGCATGTGGCAGGACCGCATACGCACGGCGGAAGCATTCAAGGAAATCATTGACCGGGAGACCCTGCCCACCATCGTCCTGGGTGATTTCAACGCTCCGGCAGGCGGCTATATCCAGAGGATCTTGTCCGAGGGACTACAGGACACCCACCAATCCGCAGGAAGCGGCTCCGGATACACTTTTCCCGGCACCACCCGCAATCCACTAAGCGCAGGCGGCCCCTGGATGCGCATCGACTACATCCTCGCCAACCGTCACTGGGATGTCACCGCGAGTGTGACCGAGGAAAAGCGCCCGGGCCAACACCGCGCCGTCGCCGCGAAGGTGAGTCTTGCCCATACTCCCGGGCCGTAG